From Nicotiana tabacum cultivar K326 chromosome 15, ASM71507v2, whole genome shotgun sequence, the proteins below share one genomic window:
- the LOC107800393 gene encoding polygalacturonase-like, with protein sequence MENPIFSLLLISLLSIFLTEAIADVVTLNVINLGAKPDGQTDSTRALLTAWAAACGSLKPATIFVPQGKYLVKQAHFKGKCKNRAITFQIDGTLIAPSDYNVIGNSKNWIMFQGVDGVSIHGGILDGQGTSLWSCKASGKNCPSGANVSGVTISDVTYQDIHGSSATRVAMKFDCSKRNPCRGIKLEDVHLTYKNQPAAQASCANAAGTTSGIIQPTSCL encoded by the exons atggagaACCccattttttctcttcttcttattTCACTTCTCTCCATTTTCTTGACTGAAGCCATAGCTGATGTTGTGACATTAAATGTCATAAATTTGGGTGCAAAACCAGATGGACAAACTGACTCAACAAGGGCTTTGTTAACTGCTTGGGCAGCAGCTTGTGGCTCTTTAAAACCAGCCACTATATTTGTCCCACAAGGAAAGTATTTGGTTAAACAAGCACATTTTAAAGGAAAATGCAAGAATAGAGCCATAACATTCCAAATTGATGGCACACTTATTGCACCCTCTGATTATAATGTGATTggaaattccaaaaattggattATGTTTCAAGGTGTTGATGGAGTTTCTATTCATGGTGGGATTCTTGATGGCCAAGGGACTTCTTTGTGGAGTTGCAAAGCCTCCGGCAAGAACTGCCCGAGCGGTGCTAAT GTGTCAGGTGTGACAATTAGTGATGTTACATATCAAGATATACATGGAAGTTCAGCAACACGAGTCGCTATGAAATTTGATTGCAGTAAAAGAAATCCATGCCGAGGAATAAAATTAGAAGATGTACATCTCACTTATAAGAATCAACCAGCTGCTCAAGCTTCTTGTGCAAATGCTGCAGGAACAACTTCTGGCATAATTCAGCCAACTAGTTGTTTATAA